One Streptomyces sp. CNQ-509 DNA window includes the following coding sequences:
- a CDS encoding amino acid permease encodes MSTSPHPDGTAGAPVGAAADPAGIPAPATADAAAPAAGPVPSALGTGLKQRHLTMIALGGVIGAGLFVGSGAGIAAAGPGIVLAYAVSGLLVMLVMRMLGEMSAAHPASGSFSVHAERALGPWAGLTSGWMYWTLLGVAIAAEAIGASQIVTGWLPGTESWMWVLLFMAVFCVTNLAAVGNFGEAEFWFAGLKVAAITAFLALGLLAVLGLLPGTDSPGTANLTGGGDGFLPNGSEGLLVGLLASVFAYGGLENVTIAAAESEHPRRGVARAVRTAMYRIAIFYVGSMLVVVALLPWDDPAVKSGPYAAALDHLGIPAAGQVMNVVVLVALLSAMNANIYGASRMAYSLVARGQGPRFLGRLTHRVPRRATVATCSFGFAAVLLSYRWPDTLFQWLLNMVGAAILVVWAFTAVAQLRTRRRLEREAPELLTVRMWAYPYLTWAALAAMAGILVLMLREPDSRTQLLTTAGLTAALSLVGLVRQHRRRGTRMT; translated from the coding sequence ATGAGCACATCCCCCCACCCCGACGGCACCGCGGGCGCCCCCGTGGGCGCCGCCGCAGACCCCGCCGGCATCCCCGCACCGGCCACCGCCGACGCCGCCGCACCGGCCGCGGGCCCCGTACCGTCCGCCCTCGGCACCGGCCTCAAGCAGCGCCACCTGACGATGATCGCCCTCGGCGGCGTCATCGGCGCGGGCCTCTTCGTCGGCTCCGGCGCCGGCATCGCCGCCGCCGGCCCCGGCATCGTCCTCGCGTACGCCGTCTCCGGGCTGCTCGTCATGCTCGTGATGCGGATGCTCGGCGAGATGTCCGCCGCCCACCCCGCCTCCGGCTCCTTCTCCGTGCACGCCGAGCGGGCGCTGGGCCCGTGGGCCGGGCTCACCTCCGGCTGGATGTACTGGACGCTGCTGGGCGTCGCCATCGCCGCCGAGGCGATCGGCGCCTCGCAGATCGTCACGGGCTGGCTGCCGGGCACCGAGTCGTGGATGTGGGTCCTGCTGTTCATGGCCGTCTTCTGCGTCACGAACCTGGCGGCCGTCGGCAACTTCGGCGAGGCCGAGTTCTGGTTCGCCGGGCTGAAGGTCGCCGCGATCACCGCCTTCCTCGCCCTCGGCCTCCTCGCCGTGCTCGGCCTGCTCCCCGGCACCGACTCGCCCGGCACCGCGAACCTCACCGGTGGCGGCGACGGCTTCCTGCCCAACGGCTCCGAGGGCCTGCTCGTCGGCCTGCTCGCCTCCGTCTTCGCGTACGGCGGGCTGGAGAACGTGACCATCGCGGCCGCCGAGTCGGAGCACCCGCGGCGCGGCGTCGCCCGCGCGGTGCGTACCGCGATGTACCGGATCGCGATCTTCTACGTCGGCTCCATGCTGGTCGTCGTCGCGCTGCTCCCGTGGGACGACCCGGCGGTGAAGTCGGGTCCGTACGCCGCCGCGCTCGACCACCTCGGCATCCCGGCCGCGGGCCAGGTGATGAACGTCGTCGTGCTGGTGGCGCTGCTCTCCGCGATGAACGCCAACATCTACGGCGCCTCGCGCATGGCGTACTCCCTGGTCGCCCGCGGCCAGGGCCCGCGCTTCCTCGGCCGGCTGACCCACCGGGTGCCGCGCCGCGCGACCGTCGCCACCTGCTCCTTCGGCTTCGCCGCCGTGCTGCTCAGCTACCGCTGGCCCGACACGCTCTTCCAGTGGCTGCTGAACATGGTCGGCGCCGCGATCCTCGTGGTCTGGGCGTTCACCGCCGTCGCCCAGTTGCGCACCCGCCGCCGGCTGGAGCGCGAGGCGCCGGAGCTGCTGACGGTACGGATGTGGGCGTACCCGTACCTGACCTGGGCGGCGCTCGCCGCCATGGCCGGGATCCTGGTGCTGATGCTGCGCGAGCCGGACTCCCGCACCCAGCTCCTGACCACGGCGGGTCTGACCGCGGCGCTCTCCCTCGTGGGCCTGGTACGTCAGCACCGCCGGCGGGGTACCCGCATGACATGA
- the pepN gene encoding aminopeptidase N, with protein MPGENLTREEARERARLLEVEAYEVELDLRTAVAPAPGPFRSVTTVRFRCAQPGAATFLDLIAPDVTAVSLNGRDLDPGAVFDGSRITLEDLAAENEVVVDARCAFSRTGEGMHRFVDPEDGEVYLYTQYEPADARRVFATFEQPDLKAPFTFTVTAPRHWTVLSGGALAGPAELHQDESATWRFEPTKPISTYITAVLAGPYAHLEDRYTRTFDDGRELVVPLGALCRRSLARHFDADDVFTVTKQGLDFFHDHFDYPYPWGKYDQAFVPEYNIGAMENPGLVTFREEFVFRGKVTDAAYERRANVVLHEMAHMWFGDLVTMEWWDDLWLKESFADYMGALALAEATRFTGSWITFANRRKAWAYRADQLPTTHPITADIHDLEAAKLNFDGITYAKGAAVLKQLVAYVGRDAFMEGARRYFKRHAFRNTRLADLLAALEETSGRDMSAWAGPWLQTAGVDTLTPQVTYDANERITELAILRESPGTGPGAAAPAPRPHRVAVGLYGQPDASGELVRYARAEVDVTDGHAVVAELAGQPRPELILVNDDDLTFCKARFDEDSLDTVRERLDDVSDPLARALLWATAWDLTRDGLMPARDYLDLVLRFAGRETDIGVLQGLHQQAHYTVDHYAAPGHRAAAEEALAEGALGELRLAPPGSDHQLAWARFFASVAGTEQDLQLLHGLLDGQAKIDGLDVDQELRWEVLLPLVAHGAADAAAVDAELARDDTASGKRHQVRCLAARPDARVKEAAWTAVVDSDELSNAMVEATISGFTRPGQRDLLAPYAPRYFEAIERIWRERTIESAMAVVRGLYPALQAHRGTLDATDTWLRETDGTAPPALRRLVWEARDDLARALRAQERDGQE; from the coding sequence GTGCCCGGTGAGAACCTGACCCGCGAGGAGGCCCGGGAGCGCGCACGGCTGCTGGAGGTCGAGGCGTACGAGGTCGAGCTCGACCTGCGCACGGCGGTGGCCCCCGCGCCCGGGCCCTTCCGGTCGGTGACCACGGTGCGGTTCCGCTGCGCCCAGCCGGGCGCGGCGACCTTCCTCGACCTCATCGCACCGGACGTGACGGCGGTGAGCCTCAACGGGCGGGACCTCGACCCGGGCGCGGTCTTCGACGGGTCGCGGATCACGCTGGAGGACCTGGCGGCGGAGAACGAGGTCGTGGTCGACGCGCGCTGCGCGTTCAGCCGCACCGGCGAGGGCATGCACCGCTTCGTCGACCCGGAGGACGGCGAGGTCTACCTCTACACGCAGTACGAGCCGGCCGACGCCCGCCGGGTCTTCGCCACCTTCGAACAGCCCGACCTCAAGGCCCCGTTCACCTTCACCGTCACGGCCCCAAGGCACTGGACGGTGCTCTCCGGCGGCGCGCTCGCGGGCCCCGCGGAGCTCCACCAGGACGAATCGGCGACCTGGCGGTTCGAGCCGACCAAGCCGATCTCCACGTACATCACGGCCGTCCTCGCCGGACCGTACGCCCACCTGGAGGACCGCTACACGCGCACGTTCGACGACGGCCGGGAGCTGGTCGTGCCGCTCGGCGCGCTCTGCCGCAGGTCCCTCGCCCGGCACTTCGACGCCGACGACGTCTTCACCGTCACCAAGCAGGGCCTGGACTTCTTCCACGACCACTTCGACTACCCCTACCCCTGGGGCAAGTACGACCAGGCGTTCGTGCCGGAGTACAACATCGGCGCCATGGAGAACCCCGGTCTCGTCACCTTCCGCGAGGAGTTCGTCTTCCGCGGCAAGGTCACCGACGCGGCGTACGAGCGCCGGGCGAACGTCGTGCTGCACGAGATGGCGCACATGTGGTTCGGCGACCTGGTGACCATGGAGTGGTGGGACGACCTCTGGCTCAAGGAGTCGTTCGCCGACTACATGGGCGCGCTGGCGCTCGCCGAGGCCACCCGGTTCACCGGGAGCTGGATCACCTTCGCCAACCGCCGCAAGGCGTGGGCGTACCGGGCCGACCAACTGCCGACGACCCACCCGATCACGGCCGACATCCACGACCTGGAGGCGGCCAAGCTCAACTTCGACGGCATCACGTACGCCAAGGGCGCCGCGGTGCTCAAGCAGCTCGTCGCGTACGTCGGCCGGGACGCCTTCATGGAGGGCGCCCGCCGCTACTTCAAGCGGCACGCCTTCCGCAACACCCGCCTCGCCGACCTGCTGGCCGCGCTGGAGGAGACGTCGGGCCGGGACATGTCGGCGTGGGCCGGGCCGTGGCTGCAGACCGCGGGCGTCGACACCCTCACGCCGCAGGTGACGTACGACGCGAACGAGCGGATCACCGAGCTGGCGATCCTGCGCGAGAGCCCCGGGACCGGCCCGGGCGCCGCCGCCCCGGCCCCGCGGCCGCACCGGGTGGCCGTCGGTCTCTACGGGCAGCCGGACGCCTCCGGCGAGCTGGTGCGCTACGCGCGCGCCGAGGTCGACGTCACCGACGGGCACGCGGTCGTCGCGGAGCTGGCCGGACAGCCGCGCCCCGAGCTGATCCTCGTCAACGACGACGACCTCACCTTCTGCAAGGCCCGCTTCGACGAGGACTCGCTCGACACCGTGCGCGAGCGCCTCGACGACGTCTCCGACCCCCTCGCCCGCGCCCTGCTCTGGGCCACCGCCTGGGACCTCACCCGCGACGGCCTCATGCCCGCCCGCGACTACCTCGACCTCGTGCTGCGCTTCGCCGGACGCGAGACCGACATCGGCGTGCTCCAGGGGCTGCACCAGCAGGCGCACTACACCGTCGACCACTACGCCGCGCCCGGGCACCGCGCCGCGGCGGAAGAGGCCCTCGCCGAGGGCGCGCTGGGCGAGCTGCGGCTCGCGCCGCCCGGCAGCGACCACCAGTTGGCGTGGGCCCGCTTCTTCGCCTCCGTCGCCGGTACGGAGCAGGACCTGCAACTGCTCCACGGCCTCCTCGACGGCCAGGCGAAGATCGACGGGCTGGACGTCGACCAGGAGCTGCGCTGGGAGGTGCTGCTGCCGCTCGTCGCCCACGGCGCCGCCGACGCGGCGGCCGTCGACGCCGAACTGGCCCGCGACGACACCGCGTCCGGCAAGCGCCACCAGGTACGCTGCCTGGCCGCCCGGCCCGACGCGCGGGTGAAGGAGGCGGCGTGGACCGCCGTCGTGGACTCCGACGAGCTGTCCAACGCGATGGTCGAGGCGACCATCTCCGGCTTCACGCGGCCGGGGCAGCGGGACCTCCTCGCGCCGTACGCGCCGCGGTACTTCGAGGCGATCGAGCGGATCTGGCGGGAGCGGACGATCGAGAGCGCCATGGCGGTCGTACGGGGCCTCTACCCGGCGCTGCAGGCGCACCGGGGGACGCTGGACGCGACGGACACCTGGCTGCGGGAGACCGACGGCACGGCGCCGCCGGCGCTGCGGCGGCTGGTGTGGGAGGCGCGCGACGACCTGGCGCGCGCGTTGCGTGCGCAGGAGCGCGACGGGCAGGAGTGA